The nucleotide sequence acagaagaaaagaaaagaaacagttTCTTCAAACCCATATACATGATGTAAATCTGGATTCCATGGGGAATTAGGAGGTTACAGGCCGCATAAATGAGAAATGGCACCCGATCCCATCGACGAGATGCAGATGGAAAACCAATTATTGGCTTGAACTTGTCTTGAACAATGATCATCATGAATAAAACAGACCACATTTGTGAATGTTACAGAGACAAACCTCATACATCTCCCCAACAGTGATGGTATTGCCTGTGTCGGTATGATAAGTACATGAATCATGAAATCATTCGACGGAAGAGGCAAAAGAAAAAGTACATGAATTTACATACAAGACAAAATATCACCAGGCAATGGTGCTTTCTCCGTATATGAACACTCTGTCCTCTAAATCCCTGATCCACTGGCATACTCTGTTGCATATCTTGATCGCTTGGGTCTGCAAAATACGTGTGCTCAAAGTAAGATCCAACAGGTTATTACACGGTGATAAATAACGGATTGATAGTATTGCTGAACTGTTTGTGGCAGATGCCAACCTTGTCGGCCAGTGGGCTGAAGGCTGCATACAGCTCAAAATCCTGGGTTATCCAGCTCAACATAACTGCAACGAAAGGGAAATTATGTAACAAAGTAACTGTGGCACACATAGGCAAATAGGAAATAGCATCACACTTGAGCTAGTAAAATTCGAGAAAACCCCTAGGACATCAATGACACAGAACCACGACTGCAGCAAGTAGAGACATATCTGGTGCCCATAACAGCTAGCAGCTCATATCCCTATGGGAGTATGGGTATGTGTCTGTGAGCAGAACGGATGGTACTACTGAATGGTTTTAGGTGTTTGAATTAAGTGTTTCCAATTCAACATAAAATAGAACAGCATACTGCACATGTGCCTGTATTTGTAAACATTCAAAAACTGGTCTTACAGAAAAGATACAAGATATTAATTCCCTGCATACTATATGCCTCATGGTTTCAGAACAGAGCTTCGTTAAATAGCTTTGCTTGCAGAAGTTGAGATCGCACAATCACATCATGTGAACGAGAAAAATGTGCGTCTTAGAATCATGTAGCAACTAGAATAAAAGGTAATAGCTTCATCTCTCTCGAAGGTTGAAGATGTCATCAAATggccataatgtagtgcatataaatTTTCTGAAATGTCAAACTTCACAAAATTTTACCAATTTTATAGAgaaaattatttatatctacaatatcaaatatatacAATATGAAAGCACGTCATGTGATGTATCTAAGAATAcgtatttggtattctagatgtatatatttttctctacaaacttggtcaaagtttataaagcttgacttttcaaaaaatctatacacactacattgtggaacggagggagtagtttctagTTCAAATATACCCCCAGACACTAGCATATATCAGAGTTATGGACATGAGTGGAGCTTGATCAAATCTGTCTTCATTATTCTGCAAATTCAGTTTATACATCCCTTTGTTTCCAGACAAATGATCCCAATAGCATATGTGGCTAATTGGCTATCAAAGCAGCAAAATACACTGAGAACGATTTGCATATTTCTATAGTTGCTTACCAACACATTATATAACAAGAAGTATAACTCGGGGAATCAACTAACAGAAACAATCCAATCAAAATTCTAAACACAAGGAAGTAAGTTGTGGAGCGCCTGTGTAACTCACCATAATCCTCAGTTCTTCTGAATTGAGTTTTGTGCGGAccagttgctttatcatgcatggaAGCATAAACCTTTTGATAAGCCTTGTACAATCTGCACACATCAGATATTCTCTCAAAGACAGTTCACTAATACAGAAGTAAATAATGTACTGTCATCAATATTCAATACCTCTTCTGTTGCTTGGGATTTCTTATGGGCAAGGCAAACTCAGACGATACATACTGGTCAAGGTAGACACTTTTGTATATAAAATGCCAAAGTCCAGCTGGTCCACCAATTGCCTCATCAGAAGACAATGGTTGGGAATTTAGGCCTTGAGAAGACTGTGCAGGAGCTGATGTAGATTGAGAAGTAGGATCAATGGGGACATCTTCAACACGCAGAACATTCTCATGTAAAGACCTTTGGACTTCGAGAAGGACATTTGATTTCAATAGAACATCCTGAATGCGGGCCCTAGACATCGTTGACAAAAGAGTAGTTGTCTCAGTTCCAATACATATTATATTAGGCAGCATTCACTCATTATCTTGTGATACTTTAACTAAGTGTTACACAGTTTAATGTGTACCTCACCTTGAATCTTTCAAATCAAAGAAGGCATCTGATCTCGGAGTAAGAAGAGTCAAGTAAGTATTTTCCTGCCATAGAGAAAAGATTAGTTCATataataaaatgactttctcaaaccGAAACTAATAAATAAAATTTAATCAGCAGTGCATATAAACTTCTACAAGTCTGCATCTGTGTCGTAAGACATGCATCATAATTCTCATAATGAGGATATTGCCGGCACACTTAAGTGAACATGCATATTCAGATGCACCTATTTTACTCACATCAAAAAAATGAACATAAGCGTATAGGAAGGCCATAGGATTGTATCTTGGCAAGCATATGGGTGAAAAAGACTCCGAAGTCCTGCGTTAAACAGACAAATCTTGTAAGATGCTTGTAGGTCAAGGTTTTTCATTTCAGATAGTATGTGATGATTACCTAAAAGATTCGGAGGACAATATGAAATTTGCAAGTAGTAATATATCATCAGGATGCAAAGTTGCCTTTTGTGCTCCCACAAGACTAATAACCTGAAAATTAACCAAGATCATAGCTCTCAGAAACATGAACACAGAGGACTAACAAAAATATAAGATTTATGTATCCATCTCCATAGACTTGCAAAGTTGCAATCATAAGTGTAATATTTGGCAATGGCCAAAGTTCTGTTTCTCGTGATGGGATGGCAGACGCAAAATTGGCTAGAACTAGAAGCACATAATAACTAACATTAGCATGAGAGCAATCCATATTGGTATTGGTACCGTTCGTCAAGCTACAGAACACAGAAGTCGTTGAGTCTACTGAAGAGATCGAAAACATCTGATACCAAAGAATAAAAATGGCAATATTTCTACAGAATTCAAAGAAATGTGGCATATCAACTTGGATATGGTGGAAGACATAACTAATTGACTGACGACAAAGTAAGATTTATGATACTGTTGTATGAACCTTTAGAAAGGTCAAGTGGAATCTAAAATGTAACTATAATAAGAAATGTGTTACATTTTAGCACATAAGCAGGATTCCAGGACACTTTGATTAAAGAGTCAAATGAACTAAGTAGCACAATGGAAGTTTTGACAGGAAATTGGACAAACCTGAAATTAACAAAAAAATGTAGCTCTCACAGACAAATAGAGGACTAAAGAAAATAAATGATTTGCGTTAAATGTCTCCAAACACTAGCAACCACAAGTGGAATATTTGATATGGATAAAGTTTGGTGCCTTAAATGGTACTGGCACCCTTTGGCAAGCTACAGAGCACAAAAACCCGTAGACTATTCGCGGAAGGCCATTAactctaaaaaaagatttctacaGAAGTTCTCAGAAATGTGGAATCCCACTTTGGATATGGACATATGGTAAAAGACGTAACTGACTGACAGACTGACAATAAAGTTTTATACCCATGTTATATGAAGCTCTGGAAAGTGCAAGTGGCACCTAAAGAGTTTTCAGAAGTAACTATAATATGAAAAATGTTACATCTTACAAAATAAGCATGACTACAGTACAGTAAGATGAAAATGTCAAATGGGGTTAGTATGAAAATGGAAGTCATGGCAGCAAATTGGACAAACCTTGTGATCACACATCAACAGTGCAAACAGAACTCCCGAATCAGCAATGTCCTGCAAAACTGCGCTAGCAGCCTGTCTTGTCGATTGGGCAAGGGGAAGGCATGTGTATGCATGAAGAAATGTAGCAGGATTCCTGTAGAATGGTTCAATAAGATTTCAACTAAACACTAAAGTCCAAAATGTATTAAGATGGGAATCCatagaaagaaaaaggaaacaagctAACCAGCTGAATGCGCGTATAAGACATAGGAAAACCGCATCTGTGCCACCTAGAAGTGGTGCCATGTCAAATTTAGGATTCTTCTCAAAGCACCTATTGACCGACTTTGTCAATATAAGCAACATCTGCAAATTTGTGTTTTCAGACAGAAATCAGCATAAGAATGGAAACGCAAGACTGTATAATAATTACAATAAAAATGCAAGAAATTCAAATGTGTTAAGATGAATGCAACAGTGGAAGCACCTGACCATACATGAGCTCTAGTTGGCCCCTCAATCCTTCAAACGTCTCTTCAGTGCAACTTATACAAACTAAATATATGGGACCTTTGACAAGGAAAACTATCTGAAAGAACAGCGTAAAATCAACTTAGAATACATCAAAGGGATTTCCAGTGAAATGCCCATGTTAGTGGTGTCTGATTGTTCAGGCGCATGATGCATTATCCTGAAGTAAGATTACAAGAACAGAGTAAATTTTGGACATGGAAGGCCATCTGACCTGATGTTTTCCAGCTCTCACAAATTTGATATGATCACCACTGGATAAGAAGAAACAACACCAAGAAAATTCAGTACAGCCACAGGAAAGGGTTAAGGACACTAATCATTGCAATCAGGAAAGGCGGAAAAGCATACCTGTTCTCCACAAAAGAAACAATCGCTTGCAGTGTAGCAGAAAACCCAGCTAACCTGTGCTCATCTCCATACCTAGAAGTTGAACCAGACGAAGGAAATGTGATGTTATGGTTTTACCTGAGAAAGTGCAGCAATTCTTGATAAACTCTATCACTAATTCCGATTCCTAAGTGATTTTACCTAGAGTATATCGGCTTGCCGGAGTTGCTTAGAATGAAGAAATGCTTCTTTCTCTTCCTCCATGAAGCTGAACCATCATCCTGGAACATCATGGATGAAACACATTCAGGCTGAGATCACACAAACACCTACACCTCCAGCAGTAGCAGCTACTGCGGCGCGTGCAAACTTGGCTTGAATGCCACCAAGGTCACCGAAAAGGTAGTAGAAAACGGAAGTTTGGAAATTAGGTACTGCAGGTTTGGTAGTTTTTAGATCCATAAATACATTCACGAGTGAGCATGGATATGTATTGAGGGAAGACTAATCCATGATTAGATGATTGAAGTAGCTCAAGAAACAAGAAGAGGAGAAGGACCTCGTCGGCGTGCTTCTTGCCGCGGGCCCAGTCCTCGGCGCCGGGGGCGAGGGGTGGGGCGGGGTCGGGCTCGGCCTCCTCgatgccgccgccggcgccggcgctggaGGCGACGCTGCTGCCCCGCTCGCCGGCGTAGCCGCTGCTGCTGGGGCTGGGCGGGCCGGCGTCGCCGtaggcgtcctcctcctcctcctcgagccccTCGAACTCCTCCCTCCGCCGGGACGCGGCCGTGCTGCTCCCGCCCCTGGACGCGGCCGTCACGTACccctcgtcgtcctcgtcctcctcctcggcgatCTCGTGGccgccgccggcggaggcgaagtcCGCCGGCAGGTCGGCGCCGCGGAGGGACAGCGCCGCCAGGGCCTcgtcggcggcgggcggatcgggggccGGATCCATGGCCGCGGAGGAGAGTGGGACGGACtagtgggggagagggagaggggaggaggaggtcgatCTATCACCGGTCGTCGGGTTAACCGGACCGGTTGGTTTGACTTGACCGGTTGGTAATtgtgagttcctcaatgttagatTTGGTAATTGTTAAGTTCACTGTTGTTAGTTAAATTCAACCGAAATTAATCAGACATCAATATTACAAGaaattctaaaaagaaaaagaaaactacaGTCAACTCCTTGTGGAATCTCCCATCCTCTTCATCCTGCattgctcctcaacctcctccagctcggctgctgtcgtgggtttgtcacggcagatgtccttgtaaaaggacttagtcgtgaagccatcgctacgggttagctcaaacgggttaaaccggacaagaggacacggggattttatactagttcggcccctttaaggaaagtaaaagcctacgtctagttgtgattggtattgctagggtttcgaaggtcagggagcgaatccgctttgtctggctctcgagttgttgtctatccCTAAActgcggccgggtcgtccctttatatacataggttgacgcccgccgggctacagagtcccgaagccggatcataaacgtatccggttcggtctctatccttcctatcttataatacaagttacatgactaggtcggtttacatttataggctttaacccgcctttgggccttgggccttcgtgaagcgccatcatccttgcatcttcatgggcttctaatcttcaaggagttaacccagctacataaggccggtttacctccagtaataatatccccaacattaggccccggattggtttgaacttgttcatgtcaatcttctacacttagaaaaattcttccctcatatcttcaccttgatcttgtaaaccgtcgtgacgtcataCTCCCAGATTATgataaaccgccctgacgtcatctATCCGTTGATGTCGACGATTACCTTTATTTAATGTGTATTCAGTCACCGAGGCGACACTTTTATTAATTTATCCATTTtttggctcctcgattctcgcactTGCCGTTTTAtcactttgccttataaataggggcagaggacccctttcttttctttccgctacccattcatctcttcttcttcctctcgacgaCCCCACACTCGAGCGCCGCCGCCATCTTCGAACCTCGCCTCTGCTTTgccgttggccgctgcatcaacctgttcgcaCCAGAGTTCCTCAGCGCCCTTCCGCTGCTTTCGCGGTCGCAGTAagtcctttcccccttctttcctagATCCATTACGGTTTCCTCGCTCTTCGCTGTTCTTGAGGTTCATCAGAGTTTTTAGTGATGTTCTTCCTTGGCCTTTAGGTGAACACTTCGTACCTGACGTACTCCTTGCCGTAGCTAATCTTCTGTTATCACCACAACccttatgcgcaaagaactgatctagTCCTTCATAAGTTGCTTCGGTTCTTCACCCTTTCTAGATCCAATTATTTTTACTTTTCTGTCTTATCTTAGATCCGAAAATTTCGCATACCTCTGTGAAATATGTTTCTCCTCACACCATCATAGGCGATTTAATTTTGTATAAGCAATCTATACCAtcagccctctgataaaccggaagagCCTTTTACCTCCATAATTATATTCCGGCTTAACAGTGTCTGAGTACCCCTGTCGTGGTACTACCTTTTATGCATTATTGCATTGATCTCCGGTTTATGCCATGTCCCCTATCAGGGCATATTTTACTGCCTTGCATCTTGTATGTTATCCTGTGTGATTTATAAACTGGCCTTTTGTTTCCAGCTCGTTTGTTCCACGATGGCCAAGCAATTCACCGCTTGCAACTGGGCTCATTCCCGGGTCAAAGAGGAACAATTGAATGATATGGTCAGCATTGGCACTTTGGCTAAGAAAACTGaaatcaaatggcgagttccaggaatagaaaatcctccaaccccaaggcagggtgaggtggctgtctttgttgaccacataagctgtggcttcaaaccgccagggtcaaaattttaccgagatgtacttgccagcttccaacttcatcctcaagatattgatCCCAACTCGATCTCCAATTTATGCAACTTCCatgtcttctgtgaagtatatttacaagaagaaccaaccgtCGAGCTGTTCCGGGACTTCTTTCATTTAAACCGGCGCACAGAATTTGTAAATGACCTTAACACTGAACTTGGGGGTGTCTCAATTCAAAAGCAGAAagaggttgaatttcctcatgccaaattgCACAACCttccaaaggaatggaaccaaacttggttttattgcagagatacatcccctgaagatgaaaatcccctccccgaCTTTCGTGATCACAGATTATCCAACGCCCATCCAGtgccacaacgcctgagctcttcagaaagggcgaaatatgcccctcaacttgccaaactccgggcctttatggcaaacggtttaacaggcgtggactttgtgcgctgttggatatcctggagtatcttgccactAAGCCGGCgttccggtttaatgtgtgagtataccggtgaggttgacgacCCTTAACGCCATTGCAACCttcaattatctgaggaagaagtcactgaaggtgtaaagaagattctgaatgaatcggaactgatctatagtcaaaccggtctgagtcccttctatgccaagaacaaaccgcctgctgtaagcattatacTTCCTTTTTATCTCTAATATTTTTAGCTTATACAACCTGTAATCCTTCTTCTGTGTAtgtagggtgatgaccccttctggaaacaGAAAACCGTAGAAAAAGCGGCAAAGCCGACTGGGGATAAAGTGGTCAAGCCATCCCGCCCCAAaaccaaagccgtaaaacggacgtcaaaacggaaaacggctaaccggatcaacatggagcttgatgatgacactgatgatgcagaagttgaggtagaacttgactcacttggctctcttttcatgcatctcattaacaatgatcttcctcgggaggacgcagaagctagtcaggctgatgatgtagaggtaattaccctttcctccggttcaaactctatgccaacacaaaaaactcgccaagcagtccggaaagtaagtttttctcatcctcttgctcacttggatccaacatttattttgaagactcagcagcatgaagctcgccggacaacccggcacagtggccagcaagtcacttcagccggtttacctgataccccggttcggaagcgccggtctgaggtctctcctacttctgaccattcttaccccaaggcaggttatttcagacagcctcttaatccatccgattcaaattatcaggtgacacctccttcatcttctggtgaatcgacagcaactcaactcccccctttgaaaattGTGGCTGGGTAAGCTGTAAAAATCTTTCCTTTCAATGCGTCATAAATCCTTTGAATAAGATGTTAATCCtcttttattctgtttgcagggccaaagccagacccagcaagaaagctcgggtcaccaatccgcctgaagacccggccgccgaagaagaagaaccaagaggtgaaccaaAACAAACTTATGAACCGGAAGGCCCTCATCCTGAAGCTACTTCTGATGACCCGCCCCTTGAAGGCCAAAATACTGATGAGCCAACAGACGCCGAGCCTGTCGTGCCCGAtactgaaccggcagaaccaaaccgggctagtccggtgaaAGATGCTGAAATTCCAATATCATCAACCAAAAACCCC is from Triticum aestivum cultivar Chinese Spring chromosome 3A, IWGSC CS RefSeq v2.1, whole genome shotgun sequence and encodes:
- the LOC123063738 gene encoding vacuolar fusion protein MON1 homolog isoform X1; translated protein: MDPAPDPPAADEALAALSLRGADLPADFASAGGGHEIAEEEDEDDEGYVTAASRGGSSTAASRRREEFEGLEEEEEDAYGDAGPPSPSSSGYAGERGSSVASSAGAGGGIEEAEPDPAPPLAPGAEDWARGKKHADEDDGSASWRKRKKHFFILSNSGKPIYSRYGDEHRLAGFSATLQAIVSFVENSGDHIKFVRAGKHQIVFLVKGPIYLVCISCTEETFEGLRGQLELMYGQMLLILTKSVNRCFEKNPKFDMAPLLGGTDAVFLCLIRAFSWNPATFLHAYTCLPLAQSTRQAASAVLQDIADSGVLFALLMCDHKVISLVGAQKATLHPDDILLLANFILSSESFRTSESFSPICLPRYNPMAFLYAYVHFFDENTYLTLLTPRSDAFFDLKDSRARIQDVLLKSNVLLEVQRSLHENVLRVEDVPIDPTSQSTSAPAQSSQGLNSQPLSSDEAIGGPAGLWHFIYKSVYLDQYVSSEFALPIRNPKQQKRLYKAYQKVYASMHDKATGPHKTQFRRTEDYVMLSWITQDFELYAAFSPLADKTQAIKICNRVCQWIRDLEDRVFIYGESTIAWQYHHCWGDV
- the LOC123063738 gene encoding vacuolar fusion protein MON1 homolog isoform X2; this translates as MDPAPDPPAADEALAALSLRGADLPADFASAGGGHEIAEEEDEDDEGYVTAASRGGSSTAASRRREEFEGLEEEEEDAYGDAGPPSPSSSGYAGERGSSVASSAGAGGGIEEAEPDPAPPLAPGAEDWARGKKHADEDDGSASWRKRKKHFFILSNSGKPIYSRYGDEHRLAGFSATLQAIVSFVENSGDHIKFVRAGKHQIVFLVKGPIYLVCISCTEETFEGLRGQLELMYGQMLLILTKSVNRCFEKNPKFDMAPLLGGTDAVFLCLIRAFSWNPATFLHAYTCLPLAQSTRQAASAVLQDIADSGVLFALLMCDHKVISLVGAQKATLHPDDILLLANFILSSESFRTSESFSPICLPRYNPMAFLYAYVHFFDENTYLTLLTPRSDAFFDLKDSRARIQDVLLKSNVLLEVQRSLHENVLRVEDVPIDPTSQSTSAPAQSSQGLNSQPLSSDEAIGGPAGLWHFIYKSVYLDQYVSSEFALPIRNPKQQKRLYKAYQKVYASMHDKATGPHKTQFRRTEDYVMLSWITQDFELYAAFSPLADKTQAIKICNRVCQWIRDLEDRVFIYGESTIAW